The following coding sequences lie in one Brachionichthys hirsutus isolate HB-005 chromosome 15, CSIRO-AGI_Bhir_v1, whole genome shotgun sequence genomic window:
- the cyp7b1 gene encoding cytochrome P450 7B1, whose protein sequence is MSPLLLLLLGLLLLCVLRGRRRRAAEPPLIKGWIPFLGKVLEFGRDPYAFLEEQKKTFGDVFTVHIAGKYMTFIMDPFMYPSVVKNARQLDFHKFSNRIAPIVFGYPSVRNFPGLHEEVLRTFKLLQGDNLTALTESMMGNLMLLFRQDHMGGRAGGAAAWKSAGIYEFCYSVMFEANFLTIYGRPASAGRHREMNALREDFAKFDSTFPLLVVDVPIGLLRQAKASRDKLLDFVLPRRISCLSDTSLFVRRRAEMLDHRDAMRDVDKAGHHFAMLWASVANTVPASFWALYHLVSHPEALEVVRQEIHDVLNLSGSPLATETEMKLGREQLDQLLYMESSIKESLRLSSASMNIRVAEEDFDMQLANDRSAAVRRGDIIVLYPQSLHMDPGVYEEPQTFKFDRYVQDGREKSDFYKDGRKLKYFYMPFGSGATKCPGRHLAVNEIKELLCILLLYFDLELEEGQSGATVDSSRAGLGILAPAADVRFRYRPRACL, encoded by the exons ATGTCcccgctcctgctgctcctgctcgggctgctgctcctctgcgtCCTCCGCGGGAGAAGGAG AAGAGCCGCCGAGCCGCCGCTGATCAAAGGCTGGATCCCGTTTTTGGGAAAGGTTCTGGAGTTCGGAAGAGATCCCTACGCTTTTTtagaggagcagaagaagactTTCGGCGACGTCTTTACTGTGCATATAGCAG GTAAATACATGACCTTCATCATGGACCCTTTCATGTATCCGAGCGTCGTCAAAAATGCCCGACAGCTCGACTTCCACAAGTTCTCTAACCGGATAGCGCCCATCGTCTTCGGCTACCCGTCCGTCAGGAACTTCCCTGGCTTGCACGAGGAGGTCCTCCGCACCTTCAAGCTCCTGCAGGGAGACAACCTCACCGCCCTGACAGAGAGCATGATGGGTAACCTCATGCTGCTCTTTCGCCAGGACCACATGGGCGGACGGGCGGGAGGGGCGGCGGCCTGGAAGAGCGCCGGCATCTACGAGTTCTGCTACTCGGTCATGTTCGAGGCCAACTTCCTCACGATCTACGGCAGGCCGGCGTCCGCCGGCCGCCACCGCGAGATGAATGCGCTGAGGGAGGACTTCGCCAAGTTCGACTCCACGTTCCCGCTGCTCGTCGTCGACGTCCCCATTGGGCTGCTGAGACAGGCCAAGGCGAGCCGCGACAAGCTCCTCGACTTCGTCTTGCCTCGCCGGATCTCGTGTCTGTCCGACACGTCGCTGTTCGTCAGGAGACGCGCCGAGATGCTGGATCACCGCGACGCGATGAGGGACGTCGATAAAGCGG GTCATCACTTCGCCATGCTCTGGGCGTCTGTGGCGAACACGGTCCCCGCTTCCTTCTGGGCGTTGTACCACCTGGTGAGTCACCCCGAGGCCCTGGAGGTCGTCCGCCAGGAGATCCACGACGTCCTGAACCTCAGCGGGTCCCCGCTCGCCACAGAGACGGAGATGAAGCTCGGGAGGGAGCAGCTGGACCAGCTTCTGTACATGG AGAGCAGCATCAAGGAGAGCCTCCGTCTGTCCTCGGCCTCCATGAACATCCGCGTCGCCGAGGAAGACTTCGACATGCAGCTGGCCAACGATCGCTCGGCAGCCGTCCGGAGAGGCGACATCATCGTCCTCTACCCTCAGAGCCTTCACATGGACCCCGGCGTCTACGAGGAGCCGCAG ACGTTCAAGTTCGACCGCTACGTCCAGGACGGCAGAGAGAAGAGCGACTTCTACAAGGACGGCAGGAAGCTGAAGTACTTCTACATGCCGTTCGGCTCCGGCGCCACCAAGTGTCCCGGGCGCCACCTCGCCGTCAACGAGATCAAGGAGCTGCTGTGCATCCTGCTGCTGTACTTTGACTTGGAGCTGGAGGAAGGCCAGAGCGGCGCCACCGTGGACAGCAGTCGGGCCGGGCTGGGAATCCTGGCGCCCGCCGCAGACGTCCGGTTCCGCTACAGACCGCGAGCGTGTCTGTGA
- the LOC137904494 gene encoding LOW QUALITY PROTEIN: armadillo repeat-containing protein 1-like (The sequence of the model RefSeq protein was modified relative to this genomic sequence to represent the inferred CDS: substituted 1 base at 1 genomic stop codon) → MGHXTAAMSAELDALAVVNQLRDLAADPLNRRAIVQDQGCLPGLILFLDHASPQVVYSALLAIRYLAECRANREKLTGEMGMMLSLQNVVQKTTTPGETKLLASEIYELLQASDAAGGGRAEEPAGGRRKAQFFLGSSNKRAKTVVLHVDGLDDSGRRCLCEEALLKIRGVISFTFQMTVKRCIVRIRSDLKAEALASAIASTQVMKAQQVVKAENGDEILIPFVEDGSLLVEQNVDVPDYLPEDESPSQEPDKAVTRVGSGREGPGWLGAATNFLSRSFYW, encoded by the exons ATGGGTCATTAAACGGCAGCCATGAGTGCCGAGCTGGACGCCCTGGCCGTGGTCAACCAGCTTCGGGACCTGGCCGCCGACCCCCTGAACCGCAGGGCCATCGTCCAGGACCAGGGCTGCCTGCCGGGACTCATCCTCTTCCTGGACCACGCCAGTCCTCAGGTGGTCTACTCCGCTCTGCTG GCCATCCGTTACCTGGCGGAATGTCGAGCCAACCGGGAGAAGCTGACGGGCGAGATGGGGATGATGCTGAGCCTCCAGAACGTTGTTCAGAA AACGACCACGCCGGGAGAGACGAAGCTGCTGGCGTCTGAGATCTACGAGCTCCTGCAGGCGTCCGACGCCGCGGGGGGCGGGCGGGCCGAGGAGCCCGCCGGCGGCCGCCGTAAAGCCCAGTTCTTCCTGGGTTCCAGCAACAAGAGAGCCAAAACCGTCGTCCTCCATGTCGACGGGCTGGATGACTCG ggtcgaAGGTGTCTGTGTGAGGAGGCCCTGCTGAAGATCAGAGGAGTGATCAGCTTCACCTTCCAGATGACCGTCAAGAGATGCATCGTGAGGATCCGATCGGACCTGAAGGCCGAG gctCTGGCGTCTGCGATCGCCTCCACTCAGGTGATGAAGGCTCAGCAGGTGGTGAAAGCAGAAAACGGAGATGAG ATTTTGATCCCGTTTGTGGAGGACGGTTCATTGTTGGTGGAGCAGAACGTGGACGTTCCGGATTACCTGCCGGAAGACGAGAGTCCATCGCAGGAGCCTGACAAGGCGGTGACCCGGGTGGGATCCGGTCGGGAGGGGCCCGGCTGGCTGGGCGCCGCCACCAACTTCCTGTCCCGGTCCTTCTACTGGTGA